A stretch of the Bacillus sp. B-jedd genome encodes the following:
- a CDS encoding alpha/beta-type small acid-soluble spore protein — translation MARRNKILVPEARQGLDELKAKVVGASRPEEAKFEAAKEVGVPLERGYNGRIAAEDAGKVGGRLGGSMVKEMVRMAMENMKKN, via the coding sequence ATGGCGAGACGCAATAAAATTCTGGTGCCGGAAGCAAGGCAGGGGCTTGATGAGTTGAAGGCAAAAGTAGTTGGCGCAAGCCGCCCTGAAGAGGCCAAGTTCGAAGCCGCGAAGGAAGTCGGCGTTCCCCTTGAACGCGGCTACAACGGCCGGATTGCCGCGGAAGATGCCGGCAAGGTCGGCGGCAGGCTTGGCGGAAGCATGGTGAAGGAAATGGTAAGGATGGCAATGGAAAATATGAAGAAAAATTAA
- the pepV gene encoding dipeptidase PepV, protein MEKINWLEEVEKRKTELIEDTQKLLQIKSVLDEEEVSAEAPLGEGIKEALDFMLNLGEKDGFAVKNTDNLAGHIEMGEGEKLLGILCHVDVVPEGDGWTSDPYSAEIRDGKIFARGSLDDKGPTMAAYYAMKIISELGLPLKKRVRMIIGTDEESNWRCVDRYFETEEMPSLGFAPDADFPIIYAEKGIADFDLTQDPSQPEDNGQPQVEVLQFQSGRRYNMVPDYARAEILLHSGETEIMQKFMDCMDEHGLEKNVYVDAGNTVFEVKGVSAHGMEPEHGKNAGLYLAEFISTLETDQKAARYFKFATRYFFKDSRGNSLGVACRDENAGDLTINVGRLAYSKEQGGLLGLNLRYPFSATIDEIKEKLMPSINENGFQIGKFTNSDPHHVDESDFLIQTLKKVYEEQTGEKAELLAIGGGTYARSLKSGVAFGPLFPGRPDVAHQKDEYMFIDDLLRSAAIYAQAIYELAREE, encoded by the coding sequence GTGGAAAAGATTAATTGGCTTGAAGAAGTGGAAAAAAGAAAGACCGAGCTGATCGAGGATACCCAGAAGCTTTTGCAGATCAAAAGTGTCCTTGATGAAGAAGAGGTTTCAGCAGAAGCCCCGCTTGGAGAAGGAATTAAGGAAGCCCTTGATTTTATGCTTAATCTGGGTGAAAAAGATGGTTTTGCGGTAAAAAACACCGATAACCTCGCCGGCCATATTGAAATGGGCGAAGGAGAAAAACTCCTCGGCATTCTCTGCCATGTGGATGTAGTCCCTGAAGGCGATGGATGGACAAGCGATCCATACTCCGCCGAAATCCGCGATGGAAAGATTTTTGCCCGCGGCTCGCTGGATGACAAAGGTCCGACAATGGCCGCCTATTATGCGATGAAAATCATCAGCGAACTTGGCCTGCCACTAAAAAAACGCGTCCGGATGATCATTGGGACAGATGAGGAAAGCAACTGGCGCTGTGTGGACCGGTATTTCGAAACAGAGGAAATGCCAAGCCTTGGTTTTGCTCCTGATGCGGATTTCCCTATAATTTATGCGGAAAAGGGCATTGCCGACTTTGATCTTACTCAGGATCCATCCCAGCCAGAAGACAATGGCCAGCCTCAAGTAGAGGTGCTTCAATTCCAATCCGGCCGAAGATACAATATGGTTCCCGATTATGCAAGGGCAGAAATTCTTTTACATAGCGGAGAAACGGAAATCATGCAAAAGTTCATGGATTGCATGGACGAGCATGGCCTCGAAAAAAATGTCTATGTCGATGCCGGAAACACTGTATTTGAAGTCAAGGGAGTTTCCGCCCACGGCATGGAGCCCGAACATGGAAAAAATGCCGGCCTTTATCTAGCCGAGTTTATCTCAACGCTAGAAACTGATCAAAAAGCCGCTAGGTATTTCAAATTCGCAACCCGCTATTTCTTCAAGGATTCACGCGGAAACAGCCTGGGAGTTGCCTGTCGCGATGAAAACGCCGGCGACTTGACCATTAATGTCGGAAGGCTTGCGTATTCAAAGGAACAAGGCGGCTTGCTTGGCTTGAACCTTCGTTATCCATTTTCAGCAACGATTGACGAAATAAAAGAGAAATTGATGCCGTCCATAAACGAAAATGGCTTCCAGATTGGCAAATTCACAAACTCGGATCCGCATCATGTCGATGAAAGTGATTTTCTCATCCAAACATTGAAGAAAGTCTACGAAGAACAAACTGGCGAAAAGGCGGAACTGCTCGCTATCGGCGGCGGTACCTACGCCAGGTCCCTTAAATCAGGCGTCGCTTTCGGGCCGCTTTTCCCGGGCCGCCCAGATGTCGCCCACCAAAAGGACGAATACATGTTTATCGACGATCTTCTTAGATCAGCAGCAATTTACGCCCAGGCAATCTATGAACTTGCCAGGGAAGAATAG
- the dat gene encoding D-amino-acid transaminase, whose product MEYVILNGEFISRQQASIDVEDRGYQFGDGVYEVIRVYNGKMFTAKEHLERLEASAEKIGIKLGWTIQELDELFAKLIEKNNLETGIIYMQVTRGVSPRNHAYPPEGTAQTLVAYTRDMPRPEANFESGVKTILTDDIRWLRCDIKSLNLLGNIMAKQKAAEAGCYEAILHRDERVTEGSSSNIAIVKDSSVITHPANNFILNGITRQMLAQLCEANDIPFIEKEFTLAELESADEVIVLSTISEVTPIVELEGKPVADGKPGPVTRQLQKLFDEEIERQCGKLAFSR is encoded by the coding sequence ATGGAATACGTAATCTTAAACGGGGAATTCATTTCCCGCCAACAAGCAAGCATCGATGTAGAAGACAGGGGTTACCAATTTGGCGATGGCGTCTACGAAGTCATCCGCGTCTATAACGGAAAAATGTTCACAGCTAAAGAACATCTTGAAAGACTCGAAGCAAGCGCCGAAAAAATTGGTATTAAACTAGGATGGACCATCCAGGAGCTAGATGAGCTATTTGCGAAACTTATTGAAAAAAACAACCTTGAGACTGGCATCATCTATATGCAAGTAACAAGGGGCGTCTCGCCGCGGAACCATGCATACCCGCCAGAAGGCACAGCCCAGACACTCGTTGCCTACACCAGGGACATGCCACGGCCTGAGGCGAACTTCGAGTCCGGCGTGAAAACCATCCTGACCGATGACATCCGCTGGCTCCGCTGCGACATTAAGAGCTTGAACCTTCTAGGGAATATCATGGCAAAACAAAAAGCCGCCGAAGCGGGCTGCTACGAGGCCATCCTTCACAGGGATGAAAGAGTGACCGAGGGAAGCTCCTCGAATATTGCCATCGTCAAGGACAGTTCGGTCATTACACATCCTGCAAACAATTTCATCCTGAACGGTATTACGAGGCAGATGTTGGCGCAATTATGCGAAGCGAATGACATTCCGTTTATCGAAAAGGAATTCACTTTAGCTGAACTGGAAAGTGCTGATGAAGTCATCGTTCTCAGCACCATATCCGAAGTGACCCCGATTGTGGAACTTGAAGGGAAGCCTGTCGCGGACGGAAAACCGGGACCAGTGACAAGACAGCTTCAAAAATTGTTTGATGAAGAAATCGAAAGGCAATGCGGAAAACTGGCGTTCAGCAGGTAG
- a CDS encoding DeoR family transcriptional regulator, whose product MKPSTNRMLNRIKCIYLFISKNGTVSTQDLVEEFGITPRTIQRDLNVLAYNDLVKSTSRGKWTTTQKKVKLTS is encoded by the coding sequence GTGAAACCTTCAACTAACCGTATGTTAAACCGCATCAAATGCATCTACTTGTTCATCTCCAAAAATGGAACCGTGTCAACTCAGGACCTAGTAGAGGAATTCGGCATCACTCCTCGTACCATTCAACGCGACCTAAACGTCCTGGCCTATAATGACCTTGTCAAAAGCACAAGCCGTGGCAAATGGACCACCACACAAAAGAAAGTAAAACTAACCTCCTAA
- a CDS encoding rhodanese-like domain-containing protein, which produces MGDIKTITTDELKQKLDAGEKLELIDVREDEEVAYGMIPGAKHIKMNDIPARLDELDSDKEYIFICRSGGRSFNVCHYLKQHGYKVTNMEGGMLEWEGDVEVNF; this is translated from the coding sequence ATGGGAGATATTAAAACGATTACTACTGATGAATTGAAGCAAAAGCTTGATGCAGGTGAAAAACTCGAGCTGATTGATGTTAGGGAAGATGAGGAAGTCGCTTACGGGATGATTCCCGGAGCGAAGCATATTAAAATGAATGACATTCCAGCCAGGCTTGATGAGTTGGACAGTGACAAGGAATATATCTTCATCTGCCGCTCCGGAGGCCGCAGCTTCAATGTCTGCCATTACCTGAAGCAGCATGGCTACAAGGTGACGAACATGGAAGGCGGCATGCTCGAGTGGGAAGGCGATGTGGAGGTAAATTTCTAG
- a CDS encoding sporulation protein Cse60: MIQVKLFDKEHEADLETDMNKFLKELDEKKLLDIKYNVAAMQEDEDEQIYCFSAMVIYRA, encoded by the coding sequence ATGATTCAAGTTAAACTTTTCGATAAAGAGCATGAAGCCGATCTAGAGACCGATATGAATAAATTTTTGAAAGAGCTTGACGAAAAGAAGCTGCTGGATATTAAATACAACGTCGCAGCCATGCAGGAAGATGAAGACGAACAGATTTATTGTTTTTCGGCGATGGTCATTTATAGGGCGTGA
- a CDS encoding putative polysaccharide biosynthesis protein: MSSKQLIRGTFILTLGTMISKMLGLFYVIPFTRIVGLEGTTLYQYSYIPYTIFISIATAGIPLAVSKFIAKYNALEEYAVGRKLFKSGLVVMMCTGIIAFLVLYFSAPLLSTGKDLPAEDITTVIRAVSFALIVVPFMSMIRGFFQGHQSMGPSAVSQVVEQIVRIVFVIAGAYIILNILDGNTVDAVRVATFAAFIGAIGGLIVLGWYWFKRKPGLDELLENDKGTVDISLKDMYKEILIYAAPFVLVGIANPLFQFIDQLTFERAMTAIGTSKKAASDAFSILNFQSHKLVIIPVSLATAFSLTLVPSITKAFVENDRKSLNRQLNQTFQVLLFLTLPAAAGLSLLAEPFYTVFYGPMDLGTEVLRMYAPVAILFALYSVTAAILQGINQQKWTILSLLTGLLVKLVLNIPLIKLLQTDGAILATSLGYGAAILINLIVIKVFSKYKFRLVVRRSLLIVIFGGLMLAASAGVYKLLTGFLSPTKEFQSLIIILVSALAGGAVYFYFSFKTKLIYFLFGEKVDRLLGKLRLRS; the protein is encoded by the coding sequence ATGTCATCAAAGCAGCTAATTAGGGGAACGTTTATCCTCACTCTCGGTACGATGATTTCCAAAATGCTTGGCTTATTTTATGTTATTCCGTTTACAAGGATCGTCGGACTTGAAGGAACAACGCTCTACCAGTATTCTTATATACCTTATACAATATTTATCAGCATTGCCACAGCGGGGATTCCACTGGCAGTGTCGAAATTCATCGCCAAATATAACGCGCTTGAAGAATATGCAGTCGGCAGAAAGCTGTTTAAGTCTGGTCTTGTTGTGATGATGTGCACAGGAATCATTGCCTTCCTGGTCCTTTATTTTTCAGCACCGCTGCTTTCGACTGGGAAGGATCTACCTGCAGAAGATATCACAACTGTCATACGCGCAGTTTCTTTTGCCCTAATAGTCGTTCCTTTTATGAGTATGATCCGCGGCTTTTTCCAGGGCCACCAATCAATGGGGCCTTCAGCGGTTTCTCAGGTTGTCGAGCAGATTGTCAGGATTGTTTTTGTCATAGCCGGAGCCTATATTATTTTAAATATTCTTGATGGTAACACGGTAGATGCAGTAAGGGTCGCAACATTTGCTGCGTTTATAGGTGCAATTGGAGGGCTGATTGTCCTCGGCTGGTACTGGTTTAAGAGAAAACCGGGACTTGATGAACTTTTGGAAAATGACAAAGGGACAGTAGATATCTCCCTGAAAGACATGTACAAAGAAATATTGATTTACGCTGCACCTTTTGTACTGGTTGGTATTGCCAATCCCCTATTCCAGTTCATTGATCAGCTAACCTTTGAGCGGGCGATGACTGCAATCGGGACAAGCAAAAAGGCTGCTAGTGATGCCTTTTCAATCCTGAATTTCCAATCTCACAAGCTTGTCATCATTCCCGTTTCATTGGCAACGGCTTTTTCCCTTACACTGGTCCCAAGTATTACAAAGGCGTTTGTGGAAAATGACCGGAAGAGCCTGAACAGGCAGCTGAACCAAACATTCCAGGTGCTCCTGTTCTTGACGTTGCCTGCTGCGGCCGGCCTTTCCCTGTTGGCTGAACCATTTTATACGGTTTTCTACGGCCCTATGGACCTGGGGACGGAAGTGCTGCGCATGTACGCGCCAGTCGCAATTCTCTTTGCGCTCTACTCGGTCACGGCTGCCATTTTGCAGGGCATTAATCAGCAAAAGTGGACCATCCTCAGCCTGTTGACGGGTCTTCTAGTAAAACTGGTGCTGAATATCCCTTTGATTAAGCTGTTGCAAACGGATGGTGCAATATTAGCGACTTCACTTGGGTACGGGGCAGCAATTCTCATCAATTTAATTGTCATTAAAGTATTCTCTAAATATAAGTTCCGGCTTGTTGTCCGAAGGAGTTTGCTCATCGTTATATTCGGCGGGTTAATGCTTGCGGCTTCGGCTGGTGTGTACAAGTTGCTGACAGGGTTTCTATCACCAACGAAAGAATTTCAGTCTCTGATCATCATTCTGGTGAGCGCTCTTGCCGGCGGAGCAGTGTATTTCTACTTTTCATTTAAAACAAAGCTCATTTATTTTTTGTTTGGAGAAAAGGTAGACCGTCTGCTGGGCAAACTGAGATTGCGCAGTTGA
- the thpR gene encoding RNA 2',3'-cyclic phosphodiesterase: MSHYFFAAAIPDEIKAAMKDNMEELKQQFPFRRWVHHEDLHITLAFLGAAPEEKLDMACRLVGEAIHGYAPFEMEITGLGTFGRKEQPRVFWAGLNKSEELNNLRARVFQACEKAGFQLETRPFAPHLTLARNWQGEEPFDGSSNDMLKLRRFLLDEVVLYRTNMDRVPKYDPVKQFRL, encoded by the coding sequence ATGAGCCATTACTTTTTTGCAGCGGCCATTCCGGATGAAATAAAGGCAGCAATGAAAGATAACATGGAAGAACTGAAGCAGCAATTTCCTTTCCGTCGCTGGGTGCACCATGAGGATCTCCATATTACCCTCGCTTTCCTGGGAGCAGCGCCGGAGGAAAAACTTGATATGGCTTGCCGGCTTGTAGGCGAGGCCATCCATGGCTATGCTCCGTTCGAGATGGAAATAACGGGGCTCGGGACGTTCGGCCGCAAAGAGCAGCCAAGAGTTTTTTGGGCAGGGCTGAACAAAAGCGAAGAATTAAACAACCTCAGGGCACGGGTATTTCAGGCATGTGAAAAAGCCGGTTTTCAGTTGGAGACGCGGCCGTTTGCGCCGCATTTGACTCTGGCGAGGAATTGGCAGGGAGAAGAGCCTTTTGATGGTTCATCAAACGACATGCTGAAATTGCGTCGCTTTTTGCTGGATGAGGTTGTCCTTTATCGGACTAATATGGACAGGGTCCCAAAGTATGATCCAGTGAAGCAGTTCAGGCTTTGA
- a CDS encoding NAD(P)/FAD-dependent oxidoreductase yields the protein MNYDVIVIGGGPSGLMAAAAAGEKGARVLLIDKGDKLGRKLAISGGGRCNVTNRLPVDEIIKHIPGNGRFLFSGFSIFSNEDIIAFFESLGIQLKEEDHGRMFPVTDKAQSVVDALLGKLEKLNVKTVTNSPVKELIFEDGRVKGVLLANGKEITGGAVVVAVGGKSVPHTGSTGDGYAWAEKAGHTITDLYPTEVPVTSTEGFVKKKVLQGLSLRDVAVSVLNPKGKPLITHRMDMLFTHFGVSGPAVLRCSQFVVKALKKGKEVSMQIDALPEKNGETLFQETLASIKAEPKKAMKNLLKGLLPERYLLFLLEQSDIDPGAAATEISHERIRAFCQLCKGFTFKVNGTLPLEKAFVTGGGVSVKEVEPQTMASKKMDGLYFCGEILDIHGYTGGYNITAAFVTGRLAGGSAAEYAASSR from the coding sequence ATGAATTATGATGTGATTGTCATCGGAGGCGGTCCGTCGGGGCTAATGGCGGCCGCGGCTGCCGGGGAGAAAGGCGCACGTGTCCTTTTGATCGATAAGGGCGACAAGCTTGGCAGGAAGCTTGCCATTTCTGGCGGCGGCCGCTGCAATGTAACGAACAGGCTGCCCGTTGACGAAATCATTAAGCATATACCTGGAAACGGCCGGTTTTTATTCAGTGGCTTCTCCATTTTCAGCAACGAGGACATTATCGCCTTTTTTGAAAGTCTGGGAATCCAGCTTAAAGAGGAAGACCATGGCAGGATGTTCCCTGTCACCGACAAAGCGCAGTCTGTTGTCGATGCCCTGCTCGGAAAGCTGGAGAAGCTGAACGTAAAAACCGTTACAAACTCGCCAGTTAAGGAATTAATTTTCGAGGATGGCCGTGTAAAAGGCGTGCTTCTTGCGAACGGAAAAGAGATAACAGGAGGTGCGGTCGTTGTCGCTGTCGGCGGGAAGTCCGTGCCGCATACCGGCTCGACCGGGGACGGGTATGCCTGGGCTGAAAAAGCCGGCCATACAATCACCGACCTTTATCCTACTGAAGTTCCAGTCACCTCTACCGAAGGCTTTGTCAAAAAGAAGGTACTTCAAGGGCTTTCGCTACGGGATGTGGCTGTCAGCGTTTTGAATCCAAAAGGCAAGCCGCTCATCACCCATCGGATGGATATGCTTTTCACCCATTTTGGCGTAAGCGGTCCTGCTGTCCTTCGTTGCAGCCAGTTCGTTGTAAAAGCGTTGAAGAAGGGGAAAGAAGTCTCGATGCAAATCGATGCATTGCCGGAAAAAAACGGTGAAACTCTCTTCCAGGAAACGCTGGCGTCCATAAAAGCCGAGCCCAAAAAAGCAATGAAGAACTTGTTGAAGGGCCTTTTGCCGGAAAGATATCTTTTATTCCTGCTTGAGCAATCTGATATTGATCCTGGTGCTGCCGCCACTGAAATATCCCACGAGAGGATCCGGGCTTTTTGCCAGCTGTGCAAGGGGTTTACCTTTAAGGTGAACGGCACATTGCCGCTTGAAAAAGCTTTCGTCACCGGCGGCGGGGTCTCCGTAAAGGAAGTTGAACCTCAAACGATGGCCTCGAAAAAGATGGACGGGCTATATTTCTGCGGGGAGATTCTTGATATCCATGGCTACACAGGCGGCTACAACATAACCGCTGCTTTTGTTACCGGAAGACTTGCTGGCGGAAGCGCGGCGGAATATGCCGCCAGTAGCCGCTGA
- the leuS gene encoding leucine--tRNA ligase, with product MNFNHMEIEKKWQKKWETEKIFKTTEEPGKPKYYALDMFPYPSGAGLHVGHPEGYTATDILSRMKRMQGYNVLHPMGWDAFGLPAEQYALDTGNDPAEFTERNINTFRRQIKELGFSYDWDREVNTTDPHYYKWTQWIFLKLYEHGLAYIDEVSVNWCPALGTVLANEEVIDGKSERGGHPVERRPMKQWVLKITAYADRLLEDLEELDWPESLKDMQRNWIGRSEGAEITFSIDGHDETFKAFTTRPDTLFGATYAVLAPEHALVSKITTAGQKEAVDTYIEKIKSKSDLERTDLAKEKTGVFTGAYAINPANGEKMPIWIADYVLASYGTGAIMAVPGHDERDYEFAKEFGLPIVEVVAGGDIEKEAYTGDGDHVNSGFLDGMNKTDAIRKMIAWLEEKGIGTKKVTYRLRDWLFSRQRYWGEPIPIIHWEDGTSTAVQEDQLPLVLPKTKDIKPSGTGESPLANLEDWVNVVDPETGKKGRRETNTMPQWGGSCWYYLRYIDPHNDEQLADPEKLKEWLPVDIYIGGAEHAVLHLLYARFWHKFLYDIGVVPTKEPFQKLFNQGMILGENNEKMSKSKGNVVNPDHIVESHGADTLRLYEMFMGPLDASVAWSTNGLDGARRFLDRIWRLFIDTTGSVNPKIQEGAKAENLERVYHQTVKKVTEDYEGLRFNTGISQLMVFINEAYKSDVLPKEYMEGFVQLLSPVAPHVAEELWEKLGHSGTIAYVPWPTFDESKLVEDEVEIVVQVNGKLKKKLMIPKDASKESMEELAMQEISAELEGKTIRKVIAVPGKLVNVVAN from the coding sequence ATGAACTTCAACCACATGGAAATTGAAAAGAAGTGGCAAAAGAAGTGGGAAACAGAGAAAATATTTAAAACGACCGAGGAGCCGGGCAAGCCGAAGTACTATGCGCTTGATATGTTCCCGTATCCGTCAGGGGCAGGGCTGCACGTCGGCCATCCGGAAGGCTATACGGCGACAGACATCTTGTCGCGTATGAAGCGGATGCAGGGTTACAATGTCCTCCATCCAATGGGATGGGATGCTTTCGGGCTGCCAGCCGAGCAATATGCGCTTGATACAGGGAATGATCCTGCCGAATTTACGGAGCGGAACATTAATACATTCCGCCGCCAAATCAAGGAGCTTGGTTTCTCTTACGACTGGGACCGTGAAGTCAACACAACCGATCCCCACTATTATAAGTGGACGCAGTGGATTTTCCTGAAGCTGTACGAACACGGCCTTGCCTATATAGATGAAGTGTCCGTCAACTGGTGCCCAGCGTTGGGTACAGTCCTTGCCAATGAAGAAGTAATCGACGGCAAGAGCGAGCGCGGCGGCCACCCGGTTGAACGCCGCCCGATGAAACAGTGGGTACTGAAGATTACTGCCTATGCGGACCGCCTGCTTGAAGATCTTGAAGAGCTTGACTGGCCTGAAAGCTTGAAGGATATGCAGCGCAACTGGATCGGACGTTCCGAAGGCGCGGAAATCACTTTCAGCATCGATGGACATGACGAAACCTTCAAGGCGTTTACAACCCGCCCGGATACATTGTTCGGCGCAACGTATGCTGTCTTGGCCCCGGAACATGCGCTTGTCAGCAAAATCACGACTGCCGGCCAAAAGGAAGCGGTTGACACTTATATTGAAAAAATTAAAAGCAAGAGCGATCTTGAGCGGACTGATCTTGCAAAAGAAAAGACCGGCGTTTTCACAGGAGCCTATGCGATCAACCCGGCAAATGGCGAAAAGATGCCTATCTGGATTGCAGACTATGTACTGGCCAGCTACGGAACAGGTGCCATTATGGCCGTTCCTGGGCATGACGAGCGCGATTATGAATTCGCGAAGGAATTCGGGCTGCCGATTGTCGAAGTTGTGGCCGGCGGAGATATTGAAAAAGAGGCCTATACAGGCGACGGCGATCACGTCAATTCAGGTTTCCTCGATGGGATGAACAAAACGGATGCCATCCGTAAAATGATTGCCTGGCTTGAGGAAAAAGGTATCGGTACGAAGAAGGTCACTTACCGTCTGCGCGATTGGCTGTTCAGCCGCCAACGTTATTGGGGCGAGCCGATTCCGATCATCCATTGGGAAGATGGCACAAGCACAGCGGTTCAGGAAGACCAGCTTCCACTCGTTTTGCCTAAAACAAAAGACATCAAGCCGTCAGGAACAGGCGAATCGCCGCTGGCCAACCTGGAGGACTGGGTGAACGTTGTCGATCCAGAAACGGGCAAAAAGGGCCGGCGCGAAACGAACACCATGCCGCAATGGGGCGGCAGCTGCTGGTACTATTTACGCTACATCGACCCGCATAATGATGAGCAGCTGGCCGATCCTGAGAAACTGAAGGAATGGCTTCCGGTCGATATTTATATCGGCGGTGCGGAGCACGCGGTCTTGCACCTGCTTTACGCGCGCTTCTGGCATAAGTTCCTTTACGACATCGGCGTCGTACCGACAAAGGAACCGTTCCAAAAACTGTTCAACCAAGGGATGATCCTTGGCGAAAACAACGAAAAAATGAGTAAATCAAAGGGCAATGTAGTAAACCCTGACCATATCGTCGAAAGCCATGGCGCGGACACATTAAGACTATATGAAATGTTCATGGGACCGCTTGATGCATCTGTCGCATGGTCAACAAACGGCCTGGACGGCGCCCGCAGGTTCCTGGATCGCATCTGGCGTCTGTTCATCGATACGACTGGTTCGGTCAACCCGAAAATCCAGGAAGGCGCGAAAGCGGAAAATCTTGAACGGGTATACCACCAGACGGTCAAAAAGGTTACCGAAGACTATGAGGGGCTCCGTTTCAACACGGGTATTTCCCAGCTGATGGTATTCATTAACGAAGCTTATAAATCTGACGTTCTGCCGAAGGAGTATATGGAAGGCTTCGTCCAGCTCCTGTCCCCAGTCGCGCCGCACGTTGCGGAAGAACTTTGGGAAAAGCTTGGCCACAGCGGAACGATTGCCTATGTGCCATGGCCGACATTCGACGAGTCCAAGCTTGTCGAGGATGAAGTGGAAATCGTCGTCCAAGTTAACGGCAAACTGAAAAAGAAGCTGATGATTCCGAAAGATGCATCGAAGGAATCGATGGAAGAGCTTGCAATGCAGGAAATCAGCGCCGAGCTAGAGGGCAAGACAATCCGGAAAGTTATCGCAGTGCCTGGCAAGCTGGTTAATGTGGTGGCGAATTAA
- a CDS encoding pseudouridine synthase, with the protein MRIDKMLANLGFGSRKEVKKLLKVGAVKVNEKLVKDPKQHVDPEKDVVTLNGDVIEYKEFIYLMMNKPPGVLSATEDNRDETVIDLLEIDDQVYEPFPVGRLDKDTEGLLLITNDGQLAHRLLSPKKHVPKTYFAVIEGEVTNADVEAFREGVTLDDGYHTKPGELNILKSGLMSDIELTITEGKFHQVKRMFQAVGKRVVYLKRMTMGPLQLDETLELGEYRELTEEEIEMLMDYQP; encoded by the coding sequence TTGAGAATTGATAAAATGCTGGCCAATCTGGGCTTTGGGAGCAGGAAAGAAGTGAAGAAGCTCCTGAAAGTCGGTGCGGTCAAAGTGAATGAAAAGCTCGTCAAGGATCCGAAGCAGCATGTCGACCCTGAAAAGGATGTCGTCACCTTGAACGGCGATGTTATTGAATACAAGGAATTCATTTATTTGATGATGAACAAACCGCCCGGCGTCCTGTCCGCGACGGAAGACAACCGGGATGAAACGGTCATTGATTTGCTCGAGATCGACGACCAGGTTTATGAGCCATTTCCGGTTGGCAGGCTCGATAAGGACACAGAAGGGCTGCTGCTCATTACAAACGATGGCCAGCTGGCCCACAGGCTGCTCTCACCGAAAAAACATGTGCCGAAAACGTATTTCGCTGTCATCGAGGGCGAAGTAACGAATGCTGATGTTGAAGCATTTCGGGAAGGGGTCACCCTTGATGACGGCTATCATACAAAGCCGGGGGAATTGAACATCCTCAAATCAGGATTGATGTCAGATATAGAATTGACGATTACTGAAGGTAAATTCCATCAGGTGAAAAGAATGTTCCAGGCGGTCGGCAAGCGGGTCGTCTACCTGAAGAGGATGACAATGGGGCCGCTACAGCTCGATGAAACACTTGAGCTGGGCGAGTACCGCGAGCTGACGGAAGAAGAAATCGAAATGCTAATGGATTATCAACCATAA